GGCTGATCTAACTGGAATTACTAAAAACTTAACTTTTCATATTGCCAGACATACATTCGCAACAACAGTGACTTTAGCCAATGGAGTTCCAATCGAATCCATAAGTTCAATGCTTGGTGAAAATAGCAAATTTAAAACCAACAATTTTTCGTAAAAGTAAACCATCATTTTTCGATAAAAAATATATTAATCAACGCTCTGATTGTTGAGGGAGCGTAGCGGACGATGCAATCAGAGCGTTGATTGCTGCTCAAAGATTGTTTTCCTGTTCTCCATTCTGTAACTTTTACCTTCTAGTTTTACCACCTCACATTTAAACAATAATCTATCCAATAATGCTGTAGCCAATACTTCATCATCGAGCATTTCTGCCCATTGCTGAGGTGATTTATTTGTTGTGATTATTACAGATGTTTGTTCGTGCAGGTGATTTATAAGATTAAAAAAGGCTATAGCTTCATGTTTCTTGATAGGGAACAACATTATATCGTCTATGGCCACTAAATGGGACTTTAAAAGGCGGTTATAGGTATTGAGAGCACTGGATGTCATTTCTTTCAATTTTAGCACCGTTATTAGCTCCTCCATTGTAATGAAGTAAGCTTTATGACCAGATTTTACGGCATCGCTAACCAAGCCGCCGGCAACATACGTTTTTCCTGTTCCTGAGGGCCCCATTAGTATCAGGTTATAATTTTGTTCCATCCATAATAATTCCCGTAATTGTTTCAATTGAGGCACAGTCATACCATTTGCCGTGTTAAAGTCATACTTGTCCAGGTTGTGATCTTTAGGCAGGCGGGCTAATTTCATTCTCCTGTCAAGATCTGTTTTCTTTCTGTGCTGAACCTCTCTTTGCAAGAGCTGTAATGTAAATTCCTGATAAGATGGTTTGTCTATCTGTGCCTGATGAAGCAATACTTCTGGTTCGTTCTTCATCTTTGTCAGCCGTAAAATATCGGCATAGTTTTTAATTTGATCTAATAGCTTCATTTTTTAATTCATTATTGATTCATATTCATTGATATCACTTTTCTGAGGTTGCATATCATCATTTTGCTGCTTATTCAAATTGCCGGTTTCTATACAAACATTGTGTTTTACATTCTTTAGAGCTTGCTCATTTTCAAAGTAATTCAGTACTTCGGCGAAACGATTGGCATTTAGTATCTGATTTTCATAACAGTAAACAAGGGCTAATTTGGTTATTTCCTGAGATGAACTTTCAATGTTCTTTTGTATAACTCGGAGATTATCATGGAAATACCGGGGTTTATTTTTCTCTATTGCTGCCAAATATTGTTCGGTTTGAGGAATATATCTTAAGCTTTCAAAAACCAGCTCATAGGTTTTTTGCAGAGTCTTTGACTTTTCCCTTGCATGGTCATTGTTTTTAATAATCCGACCTGTATCTAAAGACAGCTCATGTGTGGCCAGCAACAGGTTATCATTCGTATAAAAGAAAAGCTTCATTTCTTTTTCTTCCAGTAAAACATTGGTACCCCTGTCTTGATATGTACCCAAAGGCAAGCTGTAGTAATTACTTCGATAAAGCACCGTGTTATCTTTTCTTACAGGATATGTCGGCAAGTTTAAAAATGGTTTTT
This genomic interval from uncultured Marinifilum sp. contains the following:
- the istB gene encoding IS21-like element helper ATPase IstB, coding for MKLLDQIKNYADILRLTKMKNEPEVLLHQAQIDKPSYQEFTLQLLQREVQHRKKTDLDRRMKLARLPKDHNLDKYDFNTANGMTVPQLKQLRELLWMEQNYNLILMGPSGTGKTYVAGGLVSDAVKSGHKAYFITMEELITVLKLKEMTSSALNTYNRLLKSHLVAIDDIMLFPIKKHEAIAFFNLINHLHEQTSVIITTNKSPQQWAEMLDDEVLATALLDRLLFKCEVVKLEGKSYRMENRKTIFEQQSTL